The Candidatus Latescibacterota bacterium genome segment CTTTCCAGTTCGTATGAATCATAATCTTCTTCCGGTATGAGAGTCTCGTTCACAGTTACTGTGATCAACACGTAGTCGTAGCCCATCTCATCGAGCAGATCCTGGACCGTCATCCCTTCACGCCATTCAAGCTTGTCCCTGTCATTGACGGTTATCATTTCTCATACCTTCCCGCCTGTTGTCAGCGCTATTGCTGTGTTGGCCTGAGCGGCAGCAGCAATAGCTACTCGCGCCCCACAGAGGCCGATCTCGGGATCGGATCGTTCGTCCCCGACGATATAAATATTACCCGAAGTCCTGATCTCTACCGACGCACTTCTGCCG includes the following:
- the thiS gene encoding sulfur carrier protein ThiS, which codes for MITVNDRDKLEWREGMTVQDLLDEMGYDYVLITVTVNETLIPEEDYDSYELESGSKVVVFHLAHGG